The following nucleotide sequence is from Apium graveolens cultivar Ventura chromosome 4, ASM990537v1, whole genome shotgun sequence.
ACAACAATAAACGTGCAAAAGACCTGATAGATTAATATAACTCCACTGGTTCATAGACAATGACATAACAGCCATATAAATTGTCTCCTAACAACTTTTACATCATcttaaacaaaagcaataatacTAGACAGGGTTCATATGACCATCAAAGAGAGAGTGATCCAATAGAAAGAGTACTAAAATAAAGGTTCATATGACCATCttaaccaaaataaataatagttAAAAACGCACCAAGACAATGCATTTCAATCAATCTTCAGTGAATCATTGGGAGTATTTTTGAAGTTGCTAAATGATTTCTTAATTGCATTATTCTGACTGAGCCTTGTTGCTTTCCTAACTGGTCCAACACTGGAACTTTGTTGAGTTGATGTCACAACCATTCTACTTGCTACTGAACTTGTACTTCTAGGAGTTGAAGTGGTGGCCTTCTTGCTAGGTCCAAAATTTATACTCTGTTGTGTGGCAATAATGGGATCAGGATTTGCACCCCCTGGTGGTGTAGCAACTGGAGGTGTTCCTCTAGGTGGCATAAAAGGTACAAAACTAGGATTTGGCATGAAAATTTCCTTGTGCCCTATTGGTCCTCTCAGGTTATCTTGAAATGTTGCATAATCTCTTCCTGATTTTTGCCACTCATTTGTTCCCCTGTCTCAAATGACATTTTTTTCCTAGGAATTTTCTGCAGAAATGGCAAATGATCTTTGACTGGTGATGCAAGTTTGGTTGGTGACTCAACTTTACCCTCATCTGAAAGGTGCACATCTTCTTCTTTATTATTTTATCTTCAAGTTTGTCCTTGCCACCTTGATAGTTTTCAAAATTGTCAGCATTTTCAGCATACAAGTCATGCCAAGTATCATCATCTTGATCTTGGCCTTGGTCTCTATTGTCATGCTCTATCTCATGACCTTCTTCCCCAACTATTTTCTGGCCTCCTTCAGCATGGCCTTCTTCATTTCAGCAGGGCTGATCAAccatccctagataacatccaatacaaatctgattgtggttttgtggttccagtaacggaacaaacGGTTTTGGGTCCCcataacgggacaaatggtttatggtacctgtaatggaacggaagatttggaaatgaaaatagcatgctaaaattgaactttggtatttatgcacattacacgactgttgattttattttagagagcatgctagttttgatatccggtttatacatgttttacttttTTCCATCAagttatgaattttgttcctataactgttttattgTAAATCATtctacttgttattcatatagtagtactgttgagcaattgattgctcacccttgcagaatgttttatatctgtattgcagatgtctaggagattcttccgtggtagtcagggcagagttccagttccttccatgtcaggctcctctgaggtagttgtgtcagaccaaagatagtctgttgagttgttgtactAAGATGGTATTGTTCAGATTGTTTGTAGTAAGTTGGTGGTATAATAgatgtaacctaaatcatacttaaacctggagaAGTTCTTGGTAAAGGGATCGTGGTTATGTAGAATTAGTGATTtagattatattatgtttattattattgttgttggtgatgtctactcctgaccccggggttgaggtcgtcacagttggtatcagagctacaggtttgagtccctgatttaggttaggagtagagttaAAAGAGTGCAGAAAGGTTTACATTTAGATATGAGTCAGCAACTCGATCAGAGGAGCGAGTCTTTGAGTTTCGTCAAGGGTTCGGAGGCATAACCCTGACGTCTATTGAGATCTGgttggaactgccctaacctagagtatgtttccttcgtatatgtattattagtaatgaccgatagagatttctagtttccCTCTCGAGAATCTGAGTCTGATTACAAGAGCTCAGCTTTTGAGTGGACCTTGGACGTGTCAGCTGAAGAGATGCCattgttatttttaaatattGCATTTTCTATGTCAGGGATGTTATTGGACCAAGTGTGTAACCTCggtgagttcggatagtatgataatagttagtggctgctatgacagccaaatTTCATAATGAATGTGGATTAATATGGAAGgtggtatctttgaacccttatacATCTTTCTTGAAACATATTTTATTTCTAGAGTCATTGTTTCCTATCCTATAAGTTACTtacttttcctgtgagaaagttgagaactcgGAGTAAGCAACTTAGGATTCTGTTGATTCCATTATAAATCATATTTTCTCTCTCCTTATTTGTAAATTTCTATTTAAATATTGTTTCCTTCCTCGGTAATTCAGTCAGTTGATTGAAAGCAGACAATGCATAAGATTTGactgtttgtctatgtgacaaagggtctggtgggacgccgtCGAATTATGTGTTGTATATTATGcgtactaagactggccatcttatgtactggtatggttgctctcagtcgtATTTATATCCTCTTCACTTTCCCTCATTGTACCCTTTTTTCCTTGACTTTGACATTTCATTTGAAGACCCGAGGCAGTGAACTGTCAGTAGCTTGTGAAATTAGACAGTTCTGGTTGAAGGTAAGCAAGAGTTGACTGTCTGGAGGAATAAAATTTTTACATAGGGTTGATACTTCAGAAATGAAAATAGTAGAGAGGACTTatgattcgatattgaaggttgcAGCTTTAGAAAAGTAACTCCGTGAAAGATGGGTCAAGTGCAAGAGCTAAGAAATCTCCTTGGGAGGAATGGTTGATTGAAACTCAGACTAGTGCGTTAGCCAAGTCTGTGATTTCTTAAGTTTGATTTGACTTACCAGTTTACTTTTTTTTGGGTGGTACCTAGTATAGCTTGTTAAGCTTTGCGGCATATGGAATTTGTTAGTGTTGTATTATTAATGGTGCTGGAAGGTTGCTCAGTTGTTGTTATATTGAGAGGGCATGCTATAATGTTTAGTACCATTATATTCCGATTTTCTACGCTGTTGTTGATTCCGCTACTGTTACCATTGCTATTGTTGCTAGTATtgctaatctagatatcttttataaatggatcctAAGAAAAAAGACATGGGTGctttgattgggcagcattttcctgacacAGGTGCACTTTTGGAATGGTGATATTTTTGTTATACATTCTCGatatgtttttgaataaatttccTGTTATATTTAAGgaaaaatgccacccaagaaagctacccagtctaaagaaaatagtagtagtttggcggagggtccagttataaaagaaattctagacttgttgcgccaacagcagcaacaacagttgcagttaatccaacagattcagcagcaacaacatcaacaaaGAGAGTCAAACCGAAATATTACTTTTAAGtcctttcagtctgttaagcccccagagtttaagggcgaagTGGATCCTGTCGTTTCCATACATTGGCTTAAGAaaatggaaaaggcatttaccctcacacaagtaagtgatgatcttaagaccgattatgcgagctactttcttaagaatgaagcaaattattggtgggaatccactcggGGGTTGGAAGGAGAAGGCCATGTTTCATGGGCTAGATTtactgagttgtttttggaaaattATTTCCCTGACTGTGTGCGGagtcaaatggagattgagtatctagaattgaagcaaggtgaaagaagtgtgttggagtatgaggccaagtttacagaattggcctgattagttcctgagtatgtaagtacgaaGATTCAAaaagcaaggaggtttcaacaagggttgaagcctgaaattcgcagaggaattgtggcattgcaactcaagacatactcctctatggttcaggccaCCCTGGTAATAGAAAGCGACCAGAAGTTGGCTGTTAAGgaagaaagtgataagaaaaggaagtctgaaggtgttatggacaaggtagaccaaggagaatccagtcaagaaTTTCAGAATCGGTTTGGCCGAAACAGGAGTAAAATATTCAGGAGACAGAGTTTCTCCCAGACTAGGTCTGATACGGTCTCAGTTGCTTCTACTCCAGCTCAGTCAGTCAAGtcagcagtggattgcaagtcaTGTGACATGAGACATAGTGGTTCATGtaaaaagaatgtgcaatgtttcaaatgtggtcaAAAGGGTCATTATGTGTCGGAATGCAacccagaaaatccaggagttacgtgtCACAATTATGGAAAGGTTGGGCATATTtcaaggagttgtagaacggttattcaagataatacatcccaagggccaacatccaacACATCTAGAGGCAGAACTTTCAAAAGGACCAAGAGATCGAGCATTTAGAAGTTGGACGTAGCTAGAGTTGATCTGACACCCCTCGAGCTAGaagagtttgatgtgattttaggatcgGGTTGGTTGTCCTGTAGTATGACAATGAGTGGTTTAAGAAGAAGCGAAGCGTaaagtgtacagaagccaatagtaaggtaagtttctggatgcggaagcaatataagaagttctaccaatcatgcgagaaacagagtaataagctaaggatataaggtaaATCCACCATGAGTAATGATACGAAGAAGAAAATACTTAAGCTGAAGgaagtttgagtaataaataaatgccctggagtctctTTGGAGGCTAGTGGAACGAAATAGTTAGTtcgataatttttaaaaataataaaagattgATATTTAATTAACGGTCAAAGTTGGAGCAAATTAACTATAAAAAATGAAACAGTACATAAAAGTTGGGAGGAGAGAGTATTATATATGTTAACAAATCTTAGTACCCATGCTGCCCGATGATTAATTGGTAAAATGGGAAATGTTTTACATAACCATTATTAAAATGAAGATAGTGACttagaaaaaaaaaaaaaatgaaGATAGTGACATTGTTTTTGTTTGAGTTTAAAAAAAAGCAAGGACACTAGGGACAGTACCGAGGAGATTAGGTTTTCTAAATTGAATGTTAAATCACAACGAAATCAAGTTTGTGCATATAATCATGGTATGAAGATGGTGTGATGAACATGTGAATAACCAATAATGCAATTGCAACTGTTTGCCTCAGTATTCAGTAGTAACTTGGAAGACACATCACATGGGGCATGCCTTTTCCCCACCCACATCAAACTTCTTCAgcataaataaatataattttagaCGTGTGTGTGACAGAGAAGCTATTTATTCTTTGCATAAAACAGGGCCACACATGTCCTGATGTTATTCATGTTTCttcctttcaaatttttttattacCATTTTCAATTTTTTCTTCACTTATTTTCTTTTCACGTTAATGCCTAGAAGAGCTCATCTTCAATCAGATCTTAGCACTTTTACACTATAAAGAAAACAAATGGGTAACAGATGGATGTACATGGTACTGCTCAAGATTTTGCTCGGTCCAATCTTAAATCATAGCGGGGACACTTGCCCAACTAAAGTCTAAAGTTGCTATTAAACGACAGAAAATTTGGAGTAGTAATGTATATCACCGCTAAAATAAAATCCAAATACAATAAGATTATGAAAGCCAATCTAAAGTGAATCAAGCCAATTATAAGCACCGACTTTATGCTCCTCCGTGATGTATTATTTAGGACTTTTTAACAGAAACATTTGATGGTATCGTGCTAGCTTCAAGTTCTGATACCATATTAACTAAAGCGGGCGACTTTAAAATCTTTTGAGATATTAGATTTTTGAGATATTAGATGAAGACATAACTGGATTTTTATGTTATTTTTTAACTCGAACTGTAGTGACTAGTGAGCattcttattttatatttatacCTTGCACAAAAAATTTAACTATGGGATGATAATAAATGTGAGCAGTGTCTATGCAACAGGTCCTGGATTCAAAAAAGTGTATTTTAAGGTGAGAACAAAATATTTACTGCTACTGTTGTACTGTTTAGATTTGAATAATCAGAAGAATCCAAGCAGCTTGGTCTTATTTGCTGGCCTGGCAATGCTGTTACAGGCTTGCATTTAGTAATAAGACATCATCATAAGTGTAACCTCCTTCATTCAGTTTTCTTTCTTTTGAATTTTCTTCCCTCCTTCCACAACACAGTTTGTGAAAGGTACACTAAAATCACTCAAAATGGTGACCAACTCAGTCACCAAGTTGGTGTATTTCTTGAGCTTAGTGTTACTTTTAAGTAGTACCAAGTTGATCCAATCTTCTGTTACTTATGATAACAAGGCAATCATCATTAATGGCCAAAGAAGAATCCTCCTCTCTGGCTCTATACATTATCCAAGAAGTACCCCTGAAGTATGTCCTCTACTTCACTCTATCTAAATTTAAGTGTATGCATTGTAAATTGAGATTTTTGGTGTTTTCTTGACTTCAATGATAATGTTGATGTGTTTGATGATCTGGGTGTGTCATAGATGTGGGAAGATCTTATTTTGAAGGCTAAAAATGGAGGCTTAGATGTTATTGATACCTATGTTTTTTGGAATGTTCATGAACCTTCTCCTGGCAATGTGAGTGTTTTAGATCACAATTCTTGATTTTTATTACAAGATGTTATGTTATGTTTACTTTAGTTGCTCTGTTTACTTTAGTTGCTTTATTGAAGACATATTATTGATGATGTTGTGAACTTTTTCAGTATGATTTTAAGGGAAGATATGATATTGTGAGGTTTATAAAGACAGTTCAAAAAGTTGGGCTCTATGTTCATCTCCGAATTGGACCTTATGTTTGTGCTGAATGGaattttgggtattcatctctcGGAGATCTATGGTTTTCGTATTCTTTGTGTTGCTTCTATTGCTATTCAGATTTTTAGCAAGGTGATAAAATTGGTCTTTCTTTCTTTTGGGATGCAGGGGGTTTCCTGTATGGTTGAAGTATGTTCCTGGAATTAGCTTCCGAACTGATAATGGACCATTTAAGGTTCCAAATCTTATCTGTACAGTAAATTTATTAATTCCTGATTATTGTACATGGTTGCTAAGTTTGATTCTTACTTGCTTCGAAGGCTGCAATGCAAGGATTCACCCAGAAAATTGTTCAGATGATGAAGAGTGAAAAACTTTTTGAATCACAGGGAGGGCCAATAATCTTATCTCAGGTTTGAGTCATTATACTATCTAAAAATATGAAGTGGAAAATGTATATGCTCTTGTTTGTAGTAATAGATATTAATATACTAAGGTTAGCTGTTTGATATTGTTTGTGAAGATCGAGAATGAGTATGGTGCAGAAAGAATGGCACTAGGTGCTGCTGGTGCATCATATATAAACTGGGCCGCAAAGATGGCTCTTGGACTTGATACAGGAGTGCCTTGGGTGATGTGCAAGGAAGATGATGCACCTGACCCAATTGTAAGTGTCCTCGAAGCTGGCTAGATCTATTAAATGTTTTTCTTACTATTGTTTCTGATGATCTACAGTCAATAGATAGTCCATTTACTGCATTCTGTTGTACTTCAAAAACAAAACCATGGAAATTCAGTGCTTCTATCTCTGCTGAGTAGATATGTTGCTATTTCCTGCTATTACTAAGGAGTCTAACTATGGATCTGATATGTGATGTTTGATTCATGTTTTCAATTATCTCTTCAATGTAGATAAATGCCTGCAACGGATTCTACTGCGACGCATTTTCACCAAACAAACCTTACAAGCCCAAGATGTGGACAGAGGCTTGGAGCGGCTGGTAAGCTTAATATATAAACATATTTTTGAACGTATTGCATAAGATGCAATTTTACTCATGTTGTTTCTTACGTCTCATGTATTAATCGAAAAGGTTCACCGAGTTTGGTGGTCCAATTTACAAACGACCAGTTCAAGATTTGGCATTTGCTGTGACTCGTTTCATGCTTAAAGGTGGATCATACGTCAATTACTACATGGTTAGCCCCTCCGCATAAATATGCTCCTTACCATAATAATGACTCCCAAAACCGTCTTTTAATGCTTCCTACTGTTTCTAACAGTTCCATGGAGGTACCAACTTCGGTCGCAGTGCTGGTGGTCCTTTTATCACGACTAGCTATGATTATGACGCTCCAATTGATGAATATGGTGAAAACTATACTCTTCCCTTGTCATTATAGTTATTTGATAATCATCGAAGTATTGAGGAAACATCATAGATGATCAGGACATACCAAAATGTTATGTGATACTTGAATGACCAGCCCTACTTGTATCTTTTTTATGTTGTCTGGATTTAAACTTTTGTTATTTGCCTTAATACTTTCTCATCATTTTTTCAGATCAAAGAACCATCAGACAAGTAGATATTGTTCCCAGTTTTATTACAAATCTCAGTTCTTTTTCCAGAATTTCCTTGTCCCCATTTGCTCTTCCTCTCTACCCCACAATTATAtaatattttctgaatttaacCATTTACTTAGATTAATATACTATATTACATCATATTATGACAGTGAGTTATTTATTTCCTTTTAGCATTTCATACCTAATTCacatataaatttaaaaatattccTTTATATATAAAAACTCATCCATATTGCGTGTGCTTGTGTTGCTTAACATAATTGCTTTAAAAACCTACACTCATGCATACTTTCACTGTCTTCAGGTTTGATCAGGGAACCAAAGTATGGCCACCTAAAGGAACTTCACAAGGCTATCAAACTATGTGAAAATGCTCTGGTTTCTTCAGATCCTAATGTTATATCTATAGGAAAATATCAGCAGGTTTAacttttataaatatttttccCTTCCGTAAAGTAATTTGAACACTAACATCGACAAAGCAGTTTTAACACCATTACTAAATCGAGCATCACTTTCCAGGCCCATGTATTCTCCGGTAATCATGGACATTGTGCCGCTTTTCTCACAAACATCGATAACAACGCTGCTGCAAGGGTGAAATTCAATAACATGCATTATAATTTGCCTCCTTGGTCTGTCAGCATCCTTCCTGATTGCAGAAATGTAGTCTTCAACACTGCTAAAGTAAGTGAAAGTTCATATAGGTTTCTCTGCAGTCTATTTATGTTAACTTAGGTCTTTTGGACCATGTTTTCTGCTCTTTTGagcaatattgtcaaatttgttttcttttattattaAACACACTCACACACCCGCCTTGTCTTTGACCTCCCTCTTAAGAAGTACTTAATAGTGTGATTTTCCCTGATCTTTAAGGTTAAAAGTCAAACGTCAAGGATACAAATGCTGCCAACCAGTTCTTTCTTGCACTCTTGGCAGACTTTTGATGAAGATATAATGTCTTTAAGTAAAAGTTCCACATTCACAGTGACAGGGCTTCTGGAACAGCTAAATGTTACTAGAGATAACAGTGATTATTTGTGGTACATGACGAGGTGCGTCTCTTCTGATGTACAAACTCTTACAGTTAACTTTGTTAACCCATACTTTTTTGGCCATATGCATTATTTGCTTATTGTACCAACTTTAATAAATGGTCTTTAGCTTAAAGTACTGCAGCTTCACCACAAGCTAAATAAACCATTCTTAAAAACCTTATCAGCTGAAAGCACGAACCTTCACAAACTACCTTGTCCTGACCTTATATATGAGGAATAATAAAATCCACTTCTTAGGCCTCAGTTTGTTCAAAAGCTAACGATGCCTATTACGAGCTACTTTTGCCCTTTTCAGTTCTAAACATGCTGAAAAAAATCTTAGTTTCCAGTTTACTTCAAAAAATATAAAGGATATTTTGTTAAGCGAAATAATATGGAAAACTTTTCTTCTCCATGAAAATATTTTAGCATTTCTCCAATATTGGCCCAACAcctttttcaaagttcatttgGTCTGTTTGATTATTTAAAAAACTCATTCAGATCAAATAATTAGAGAAGTACTTTCTATTTTATTAAGACTTATCGGTACTGAAAGGGGGCACCTGACTCTATACTTGTTCTTAAGTCTTATTTTCCGTCCTCTACCAGCATTGACATCCATTCATCAGAATCATTTCTTAGAGGAGGACAAAAGCCCAGTCTCGTTGTGGAGTCAAGAGGTCATGCGGTGCATGTCTATGTCAACGGGAAGTATTCAGGTTAAGTTTTTAATCACTGCATTGTCTTGGTTCATATAACTAGATATAGATGATCTTTTTTATTTGCTTTTTATACTTTCTTGTATGAAGAATTAATGCAGACGTCATAAAGCTGATATGTTTTTCTATATGAAGGTTCTGCCTATGGTACCCGCGAGAAAATGAAATTTACATTTAATGGACCAGTCAACTTGCATGCTGGAACGAATAAAATTGCACTACTTAGCGTAGCTGTTGGATTACCGGTAAGTTTATTTCTGTATCTTCACTTCTAGACAAATCATGACTTCTTCTGAATATATCTATTGCTCTGATACCAGTATTTCAGTCACTGATTAAATTATCTTCTGTTGAAGAATATCGGGTTGCACTTTGAGACTTGGAATACTGGAATCATGGGACCAGTTTCGTTACACGGAGTTGACCAGGGGAAGAGGGATTTATCATTGCAGAAATGGACCTATCAGGTAAGGTTACACCATACGTGCAAATGGTCATTTTTGTTTGTACACACTTACTCGTGTATAATTCCCTTGCAATGATCCTCGAATAGGTTGGACTAAGAGGAGAGTCAATGAATTTGGTCTCTCCAAGCCAAAGCTCTGCTGTTGAGTGGATTGGAGGGTCACTATTTAACCGTGGCCAGCAGCCACTGACATGGTATAAGGTAAGGATGCACAAGGAAGTTGTAATAAATGTTTAATTTCAAGCTTCGACCTTTTATTAAGCTCCAAGAGTTGCAGGCTTACTTCGATGCACCAGAAGGAAATGAGCCATTGGCGTTGGACTTGAGAAGCATGGGCAAAGGTCAAGCTTGGATCAACGGTCAAAGCATAGGAAGATACTGGATGGAATATGCGAAAGGAAATTGCGGTGTCTGCAAGTATGCTGGAACTTACCGAGAGTCAAAATGCCAGCATGGCTGCGGTCAACCAACTCAAAGATGGTAAAGCTTCACAAATGCTTATTTTCTTTGACTGCTAAGCTGATCGGATATTCAACCCCTTAACGCCCTTTGTTTAAAAAAATTGGTGTTATAAGGTATCATGTACCCAGATCTTGGTTGAAACCAAAACAAAATCTTCTGGTACTGCTTGAAGAGCTAGGTGGAGATGCATCAAAGATATCTTTATCCAAAAGAACAACTGGAAGTGTTTGTGCTGATACATTTGAGCACCACCCAACTGTTGAGAATTGGCAAATCGACAATAGTGGTGAATCAAAGATGGTTGGAGAGGTTAATCTTCATCTGAGGTGTGCCCCAGGCCAGTCAATTTCAACCATAAAATTTGCAAGCTTTGGAACTCCTTTGGGAACTTGTGGAAGTTTTCAAAAGGGTGCTTGCCATTCACCAAATTCTCATGCCATCGTAGAGAAGGTAATTCTCAACTTATTAAACATgtttaaattaatttatataaaGTACTCTAGAATTTTGTACTAACATATAACATCGTGTTCCTAAATATACGAACAGATGTGCGTGGGCAAGGAAAGCTGCAAGGTCACTGCATCAAATAGCTACTTCCAAGCAGATCCATGTCCCAACGTGTTGAAGAGGCTATCAGTTGAAGCCGTTTGTTCTAGTAAAACTGTCGGTCACTGAAGCCACTTGACTCAAAACAACAAATAGCAAGTGTAATTATCATCATAAGCATACAGAAACAAGCACGATATGATTCAACAGACAAGATTGATGCTTCCACTAGTTAGAGATGGCTAAAGGTTCAAAGGTAACCGGGTTTGTATACATAATTATTCGTTGTGAAGTAGGCAGTAAAGAAATTTTTTCGATTACTTGTCCTACATCCATACTCAAGAAGTAGAAAACTTCCTCTGATGACTGGGTGATTGTCTTTGAAGTATCTGCTTAGCCTTGTAGTGCATTGTAAATCTCAAGACTGCTTTACGAAATCCAAGTGATAGTATTTATAAACAGCTGACCATTTTAATTTCTGCCAAAGATTCCAAAACATTTATCAGATGACAGATGGTAGATGGAATGATGAAAGGTGATACACACTGACACTATGTACAGAATTATAATGTGGCAGTTCCCTGGCTAGAGCATGTTGTTATGGGATATCACTTCAATGTAGTGTATGTAAAATTTTGAAGCTTAGGTTAGAATGAAAAATAAGGAACAATATTTATTGTAAAAGAAAGGAAATTTTATACTTCAAATCACAATAAAAAAAATTGGGAATAACTATACGATGAAAGAACGAATGTCTGAGGAAATGAAAGAACAAGTTTGTTTTGTAATGAACATAGTAAGAAAATGAAGGAATAACGAGAATGGAACATCTTTTCCATGATAAATAGAccaattttaatttataattataagaTAAAGAATACAGGAAATAACAAAATTTTAAAACATTTCTTTCAAATATTGCAAAAAATATTTATCACATTCAATTTTTCTTTCAAATATCCTCGCAAAATTTATGAAAACTATCTTTCCACATTTCAAATACATGATTTCCTATTTAACGAGTAATTGCGCCGTCACTTGTTTCTCGCATATATCGTATAATTATACAAACCTTTTcgataaatatataaaaattcagtccttttaaaattattaaaacgGCAATTTCAGATAacttaaattattaaaaatttattcaCTATCATTTCACTGTTTGACCAACTTAAATTTGTAAGTccatttttacttttattttgtaCTCCCTCCGTCCATTTTTTATTATTTACGTGAGAGAGTATTTGACACATATTTTAAgacattttaaaaattagttatataatttatttaaaatatgtgtCGGAGGTAAATTTAAAAAATTGGAAAGTAAGAAATAAGTGGTAAATATTTAATACGCTTGCCGAAATGAGCTTGCTTTAGTCAACACTACTGATCTTCTATTCTACAAACCCCAAATCTGATCATTCACTGATCCCCAATTGAAAACCCTAAAAACCCAAATGGATCCAATCGCCCGAATCCTCGAAATCGTCCCCTACAGCATTCTCCGGCCACCGCGTCTCCGCCTCAAACTCCCCTCCTTCTCTCTCCCCTCCGCCATGACCGTTTACTCTCTCATCCTCCTCACTTACTTCATGGTCGTCTCCGGTATTGTCTATGACGTCATCGTCGAGCCACCTGGTATCGGTTCGACCCAGGACCGAGCTACTGGAGCTGTTAGGCCGGTTGTGTTTCTGTCG
It contains:
- the LOC141721205 gene encoding beta-galactosidase 5-like, with translation MVTNSVTKLVYFLSLVLLLSSTKLIQSSVTYDNKAIIINGQRRILLSGSIHYPRSTPEMWEDLILKAKNGGLDVIDTYVFWNVHEPSPGNYDFKGRYDIVRFIKTVQKVGLYVHLRIGPYVCAEWNFGGFPVWLKYVPGISFRTDNGPFKAAMQGFTQKIVQMMKSEKLFESQGGPIILSQIENEYGAERMALGAAGASYINWAAKMALGLDTGVPWVMCKEDDAPDPIINACNGFYCDAFSPNKPYKPKMWTEAWSGWFTEFGGPIYKRPVQDLAFAVTRFMLKGGSYVNYYMFHGGTNFGRSAGGPFITTSYDYDAPIDEYGLIREPKYGHLKELHKAIKLCENALVSSDPNVISIGKYQQAHVFSGNHGHCAAFLTNIDNNAAARVKFNNMHYNLPPWSVSILPDCRNVVFNTAKVKSQTSRIQMLPTSSFLHSWQTFDEDIMSLSKSSTFTVTGLLEQLNVTRDNSDYLWYMTSIDIHSSESFLRGGQKPSLVVESRGHAVHVYVNGKYSGSAYGTREKMKFTFNGPVNLHAGTNKIALLSVAVGLPNIGLHFETWNTGIMGPVSLHGVDQGKRDLSLQKWTYQVGLRGESMNLVSPSQSSAVEWIGGSLFNRGQQPLTWYKAYFDAPEGNEPLALDLRSMGKGQAWINGQSIGRYWMEYAKGNCGVCKYAGTYRESKCQHGCGQPTQRWYHVPRSWLKPKQNLLVLLEELGGDASKISLSKRTTGSVCADTFEHHPTVENWQIDNSGESKMVGEVNLHLRCAPGQSISTIKFASFGTPLGTCGSFQKGACHSPNSHAIVEKMCVGKESCKVTASNSYFQADPCPNVLKRLSVEAVCSSKTVGH
- the LOC141721203 gene encoding uncharacterized protein LOC141721203 translates to MDPIARILEIVPYSILRPPRLRLKLPSFSLPSAMTVYSLILLTYFMVVSGIVYDVIVEPPGIGSTQDRATGAVRPVVFLSGRVNGQYIIEGLSSGFMFVLGGIGIVLMDLALDKNRAKSVKVSFASAGICFVVIGYVMSMLFIRIKIPGYLH